One window from the genome of Helicoverpa zea isolate HzStark_Cry1AcR chromosome 6, ilHelZeax1.1, whole genome shotgun sequence encodes:
- the LOC124631368 gene encoding splicing factor 3B subunit 1, with the protein MDKIPRTHEAIEAQIREIQSKKSELPENGSNKGVSLGETYYDSDIYDNAGQGGKSRYDGYVTSIAANDEVEDDDVENIPITQKRSGYTAPASLLNDIAQSDKDYDPFADKRRPTIADREDEYRQKRRRMIISPERTDPFAEGGKTPDVGSRTYTEIMKEQYLRAEETELRKKLLERAREGTLKPVAQSNGEGVKPASKRKGRWDQSSEDTPVAKKTVSATPTSQTTPSWDQERGAWEETPSAPGRGGETPGATPSARVWDATPGHITPGHATPGRDTPAQHASRRNRWDETPKTDRETPGHNSGWAETPRTDRGTGVDTIQETPTPGTKRRSRWDETPGATPAAATPTPSHATPTHTTPSHATPSHATPTPHTPMFTPGGSTPVGMKAMAMATPTPGHVAAMTPEQLQAYRWEKEIDERNRPYTDEELDAMFPPGYKVLPPPAGYVPIRTPARKLTATPTPLGGTPIGFFMQTEELGGSAAAAARLLDPQPKGSQQLPFMKPEDAQYFDKLLIDVDEDTLSPDELKERKIMKLLLKIKNGTPPMCKAALRQITDKAREFGAGPLFNQILPLLMSPTLEDQERHLLVKVIDRILYKLDDLVRPYVHKILVVIEPLLIDEDYYARVEGREIISNLAKAAGLATMISTMRPDIDNIDEYVRNTTARAFAVVASALGIPSLLPFLKAVCRSKKSWQARHTGIKIVQQIAILMGCAILPHLKSLVEIIEHGLVDEQQKVRTITALASAALAEAATPYGIESFDSVLKPLWKGIRTHRGKGLAAFLKAIGYLIPLMDAEYANYYTREVMLILIREFQSPDEEMKKIVLKVVKQCCGTDGVEPQYIMDEILPHFFKHFWNHRMALDRRNYRQLVDTTVEIANKVGASEIINRIVDDLKDDNEQYRKMVMESIEKILANLGAADIDSKLEEALIDGILYAFQEQTTEDVVMLNGFGTIVNQLGKRVKPYLPQICGIILWRMNNKSAKVRQQAADLISRIAVVMKTCQEEKLMGHLGVVLYEYLGEEYPEVLGSILGALKAIVNVIGMTKMTPPIKDLLPRLTPILKNRHEKVQENCIDLVGRIADRGPEFVSAREWMRICFELLELLKAHKKAIRRATVNTFGYIAKAIGPHDVLATLLNNLKVQERQNRVCTTVAIAIVAETCSPFTVLPALMNEYRVPELNVQNGVLKSLSFLFEYIGEMGKDYIYAVCPLLEDALMDRDLVHRQTACAAIKHMALGVYGFGCEDALVHLLNHVWPNIFETSPHLVQAFMDAVEGMRVALGPVKILQYALQGLFHPARKVRDVYWKIYNTLYIGGQDALVAGYPRIQNDPNNHYLRYELDYLL; encoded by the exons atggacaagATTCCTAGGACACATGAAg CTATTGAAGCTCAGATACGAGAAATCCAATCAAAGAAAAGTGAATTGCCAGAGAATGGTTCCAACAAAGGTGTTTCTCTAGGAGAGACATACTATGACAGTGATATCTATGATAATGCGGGACAAGGTGGCAAGTCCAGATACGATGGTTACGTGACATCCATTGCTGCCAATGATGAAGtggaagatgatgatgttgaGAATATACCTATCACTCAAAAGAGGTCAGGTTACACTGCCCCAGCTTCCTTGCTCAATGATATTGCACAG AGTGATAAGGATTATGATCCTTTTGCTGATAAAAGAAGACCAACTATTGCGGACAGAGAAGATGAGTATCGCCAAAAGAGGCGTCGGATGATTATTTCTCCAGAGCGTACTGACCCATTTGCTGAAG gTGGAAAAACACCGGATGTTGGGTCCAGGACTTATACAGAGATTATGAAAGAGCAATATCTACGAGCTGAAGAAACTGAG TTAAGAAAAAAGCTGCTGGAAAGGGCTAGGGAAGGTACCCTTAAACCGGTTGCTCAATCCAATGGTGAAGGTGTGAAGCCAGCTTCTAAACGCAAGGGACGCTGGGACCAAAGTTCTGAAGATACACCAGTAGCTAAGAAGACTGTCTCTGCTACACCAACCTCTCAAACTACACCATCCTGGGATCAAGAG agaggGGCATGGGAAGAAACACCTAGTGCTCCAGGTCGCGGCGGCGAGACCCCGGGAGCGACTCCGTCGGCGCGCGTGTGGGACGCCACGCCCGGCCACATCACGCCCGGACACGCGACGCCCGGCCGGGACACGCCCGCGCAGCACGCCTCCCGCCGGAACCGCTGGGACGAGACGCCCAAGACAGACAGGG AAACCCCTGGACACAACAGTGGTTGGGCTGAAACCCCCCGCACAGATCGCGGTACTGGCGTAGACACTATCCAAGAAACTCCGACACCTGGCACCAAGCGCCGTTCACGATGGGACGAGACGCCTGGAGCCACTCCTGCTGCGGCCACGCCCACTCCTTCGCACGCCACGCCCACGCACACCACGCCTTCTCACGCCACGCCCTCACATGCTACGCCCACTCCTCATACGCCTATGTTCACACCCGGAGGa TCTACACCAGTTGGAATGAAAGCGATGGCCATGGCTACGCCGACGCCGGGCCACGTTGCAGCTATGACTCCTGAACAACTGCAGGCCTACCGCTGGGAGAAAGAAATTGACGAAAGAAACCGTCCCTACACTGATGAAGAGTTAGATGCCATGTTCCCACCTGGGTACAAGGTTTTACCGCCCCCTGCCG GTTATGTTCCGATTCGGACCCCGGCTCGAAAGCTGACGGCAACCCCTACTCCACTGGGTGGTACCCCTATCGGCTTTTtcatgcagacggaggaactgGGAGGctcggccgccgccgccgcgcggcTGCTCGACCCGCAGCCCAAGGGTAGCCAGCAACTGCCCTTCATGAAACCAGAAGACGCGCAGTACTTTGATAAACTGCTCATTGACGTCGACGAGGACACTCTCTCCCCTGATGAACTTAAAGAGAGGAAGATCATGAAACTTCTTTTAAAAATTAAG AACGGCACCCCGCCAATGTGCAAAGCTGCACTTCGTCAAATAACAGACAAGGCTCGTGAATTTGGTGCGGGACCGCTATTTAACCAGATCCTCCCATTGCTTATGAGTCCTACTTTGGAAGACCAAGAAAGACATTTACTTGTTAAAGTTATTGATAGAATTCTGTACAAGTTAGATGATTTGGTCCGTCCGTATGTACATAAG ATCCTTGTCGTAATTGAGCCCCTTCTGATTGACGAAGACTACTACGCACGTGTTGAAGGTCGAGAGATTATCTCGAATCTGGCTAAAGCCGCTGGTCTCGCTACTATGATTTCCACAATGAGACCTGATATCGACAACATTGACGAATACGTCCGTAACACCACTGCTAGGGCCTTCGCTGTAGTTGCATCTGCATTAG gtaTTCCATCTCTTCTGCCCTTCTTGAAAGCTGTGTGTCGGTCAAAGAAGTCTTGGCAAGCCAGGCACACTGGAATAAAAATTGTTCAGCAAATCGCTATTCTAATGGGTTGCGCTATATTGCCCCATCTTAAATCTTTGGTGGAAATTATTGAACAtg GATTGGTGGACGAGCAACAAAAAGTGCGTACGATCACAGCTTTAGCGAGCGCCGCCCTCGCCGAGGCCGCCACACCGTACGGTATCGAATCATTCGACTCCGTACTCAAGCCCCTCTGGAAGGGTATCAGAACCCACCGTGGTAAAGGTCTAGCTGCCTTCCTCAAGGCTATCGGCTACCTCATCCCTCTCATGGACGCCGAATATGCTAACTATTATACTCGAGAAGTGATGCTCATTCTCATCCGTGAGTTCCAGTCCCCAGACGAGGAAATGAAGAAGATTGTGCTAAAG GTCGTGAAACAGTGTTGCGGTACAGATGGTGTGGAGCCACAGTATATAATGGATGAAATTCTGCCACACTTCTTCAAACATTTCTGGAATCATCGCATGGCCCTCGATAGACGTAATTACCGCCAGCTCGTTGATACCACGGTTGAAATTGCTAACAAA GTTGGTGCTTCTGAAATAATTAACAGAATCGTTGATGATCTCAAAGATGACAATGAGCAATACAGAAAGATGGTGATGGAATCCATTGAAAAAATTCTTGCTAACTTGGGCGCAGCTGACATCGATTCTAAGCTTGAAGAGGCTCTTATTGATGGTATACTGTACGCGTTCCAGGAGCAAACTACTGAG GATGTAGTCATGTTGAACGGATTCGGTACGATAGTAAACCAATTGGGCAAGCGCGTGAAGCCCTATTTGCCACAGATCTGCGGTATTATATTGTGGCGCATGAACAACAAATCAGCCAAAGTCCGTCAGCAAGCTGCCGATCTTATTTCACGTATTGCAGTTGTCATGAAGACATGCCAAGAG gAAAAGTTAATGGGGCATCTTGGCGTGGTACTTTACGAATACTTAGGAGAAGAATATCCTGAAGTATTAGGTTCAATTCTGGGCGCTTTAAAGGCTATCGTAAATGTGATTGGTATGACGAAAATGACGCCTCCCATAAAAGATTTACTGCCCAGATTAACACCTATTCTCAAAAACAG ACACGAAAAAGTGCAAGAAAATTGCATCGATTTGGTTGGACGTATTGCAGACAGAGGACCCGAGTTTGTCTCAGCAAGGGAATGGATGAGGATTTGTTTTGAGTTGCTTGAATTGCTAAAAGCTCATAAAAAGGCGATTAGAAGAGCGACTGTAAATACATTTGGTTATATTGCTAAGGCGATTGGTCCCCACGATGTGTTGGCTACTTTGCTAAATAACTTGAAAGTGCAGGAACGTCAGAACCG agtgTGTACAACGGTCGCTATTGCTATAGTCGCAGAAACTTGCTCGCCATTCACAGTATTACCAGCTCTGATGAATGAATACCGCGTACCTGAACTGAACGTACAAAACGGAGTGTTGAAATCGCTATCCTTCTTATTCGAGTACATTGGAGAAATGGGCAAGGACTACATTTACGCAGTTTGCCCATTGTTAGAAGATGCTCTTATGGACag GGATCTGGTACATCGACAGACGGCGTGTGCAGCCATTAAGCATATGGCTCTAGGAGTCTACGGCTTTGGATGCGAAGACGCCCTGGTGCATCTACTGAACCATGTGTGGCCGAACATCTTCGAAACTTCGCCGCATTTAGTGCAGGCATTCATGGATGCCGTAGAAGGCATGAGAGTCGCGCTTGGTCCCGTTAAAATTCTACAATATGCTCTACAG GGACTATTCCACCCTGCGAGGAAAGTTCGTGACGTGTACTGGAAAATCTACAACACCCTGTACATCGGAGGACAAGACGCACTGGTCGCTGGATACCCAAGAATACAAAACGATCCAAATAATCACTATTTAAGATATGAATTAGATTATTTGCTCTAA
- the LOC124631372 gene encoding vigilin isoform X2 codes for MMHQQSMMVGDMIPVHSEIPVHVEEMNNVNYENNASYAYDDLFPALPHSQPPVQRSIQQATNKLRVGSSLHTQSRKALERIKIPKIYHPFIQGPYGERAAALTAETGARIHIPPASTQSDEIVIAGEKTGVLAAKAQIEQIYEEMVKKCSTVRVEVPKSQHKYVIGARGTTIQEILKETEVSVEMPPPDSPTGTITLHGPHNKIGLALSKVCEKANSVKTATVDAPTWIHKYIIGKDGINIKKITQDFSKVHVDITHSEDKVKIDGPPEEVERAQVELDDFVKNLLATLTYVELSVDPKFFKHIIGKNGTNINRLKGETGVVINIIESEGNNIIRIEGSHQGVADAERELREMVMKLENERTKEVYVDHRYIKSLIGVRGEKIKELREKFERVLISLPDQGQKRSPIKLRGPQEDIEKCEKYLHKIIKEIAESSYVQEVPIFKQFHKFIIGKGGANLRKIRDETQTVIDLPAEGDESDVITVRGKRENVEEAVKRIQQIHNEKANVVTEEVTIAPKYYNSLIGAGGKLIHSIMEECGGVLIKFPPAESDSDKVVIKGPIEDVEKAKQQLLAHASERELTSHTAHVRAKPEHHKFLIGKSGANIKKIREQTGARIIFPTEKDEDKEAIFIIGREEQVEAARKQLEAAVAEISNVSEGEMAVAPRHHRHFVARRGEVLRRIADDCGGVLISFPRQGVNSDRVVLKGPKDCIEAAKIRINEIIEDLEAKVTIECVIPQRHHRTVMGARGTKVKDITAEFDVQIKFPERDTTEGADVPVKENNENAEPGPNDIIRITGRPENCEAAKKALLEQVPITIDVEVRNELHKLLSGQKRRELMQKYDVHILLPLNDDPSDIVKVTGTPTNVEKAKLALADKIVDMEKENEDRILRSFALKFKVDPEYHPLVIGKGGSVITKIRTDYGVQINLPKRGEPDDDIITIQGYEDKALQAKEAIMAIVHQLDNQCREEVEIDPRVHRRLIGLRGKNIRRIMDEYKVDIRFPKQGDDSIVVITGDEDNVLDAKDHLLNLAEEYMQDVVDRYTRPAAPSLGDFGDVLGTDREPTNNAASAAAVASAAPGATGFVVKGGPWEQRAPDTASTQEFPTMPGGPRVPAPAAPVPTAAWGPRR; via the exons ATGATGCATCAGCAATCCATGATGGTTGGAGATATGATACCGGTTCATTCTGAGATACCCGTGCATGTTGAGGAGATGAATAACGTGAACTACGAGAATAACGCTTCCTATGCATACGACGATCTATTCCCGGCTTTGCCACACTCGCAGCCGCCCGTCCAACGCAGCATACAACAAGCCACTAACAAACTTCGCGTTGGATCGTCGCTGCACACCCAG tcACGTAAAGCTTTGGAGCGTATCAAGATCCCGAAGATCTACCACCCGTTCATTCAGGGCCCGTACGGAGAACGCGCGGCGGCACTTACCGCCGAGACTGGAGCGCGCATCCATATCCCGCCTGCGTCGACCCAGAGCGATGAAATCGTCATTGCTGGCGAGAAAACCGGTGTTCTTGCTGCCAAAGCACAAATTGAGCAAATCTATGAGGAAATG GTAAAAAAATGTTCAACTGTTCGTGTCGAGGTTCCTAAATCTCAGCACAAGTACGTTATTGGAGCTCGTGGAACAACTATTCAGGAGATTCTGAAAGAGACTGAAGTCTCTGTTGAAATGCCTCCTCCCGACTCGCCCACCGGAACCATTACCCTTCATGGACCACACAATAAAATTGGCTTGG CTCTCTCCAAAGTATGCGAAAAAGCAAACTCTGTGAAAACTGCAACTGTGGATGCGCCAACATGGATTCACAAATACATCATCGGAAAGGACGGcattaatataaagaaaataactcAGGACTTCTCTAAG GTTCACGTTGATATAACTCACTCTGAAGACAAGGTGAAGATTGATGGCCCCCCTGAGGAAGTGGAGCGCGCTCAAGTGGAGCTCGATGACTTTGTGAAGAACTTGCTTGCTACTCTTACTTATGTTGAGCTGTCGGTTGATCCCAAATTCTTCAAGCATATTATTGGAAAGAACGGAACTAACA ttaATAGACTGAAGGGTGAGACTGGGGTAGTTATAAACATTATTGAAAGTGAAGGTAACAATATTATCCGCATTGAAGGCAGCCATCAAGGTGTGGCCGATGCTGAAAGAGAATTAAGAGAAATGGTTATGAAACTAGAAAACGAACGGACAAAGGAAGTATATGTTGACCACAGatatattaaatctttaattgGAGTGAGAGGAGAAAAAATAAAGGAACTTCGAGAGAAATTTGAACGTGTGTTAATTTCTCTTCCTGATCAAGGACAAAAGAGGAGCCCTATTAAGCTAAGAGGTCCCCAAGAAGATATTGAAAAATGTGAAAAGTACCTACACAAGATTATAAAAGAAATAGCTGAGTCGTCCTACGTCCAGGAAGTGCCCATTTTTAAACAATTCCATAAATTCATTATTGGTAAAGGTGGTGCCAATTTAAGAAAAATTCGAGATGAAACTCAAACTGTGATTGATCTTCCAGCAGAAGGTGATGAAAGCGATGTTATTACTGTGAGAGGCAAGCGCGAAAATGTCGAGGAAGCCGTTAAAAGGATTCAGCAAATCCACAACGAAAAAGCGAATGTAGTAACTGAGGAGGTCACTATTGCTCCTAAATACTACAACTCGTTAATTGGCGCTGGTGGTAAACTTATTCATTCCATTATGGAAGAGTGCGGTGGAGTACTGATTAAATTCCCACCTGCGGAAAGTGACAGCGATAAGGTGGTCATTAAAGGGCCCATCGAAGATGTCGAAAAGGCCAAGCAACAACTGCTAGCGCATGCTTCGGAACGCGAACTGACCTCCCATACTGCTCACGTGCGTGCCAAACCCGAGCACCACAAATTCCTGATAGGTAAAAGTGGggctaacattaaaaaaatccgTGAACAGACTGGCGCTCGCATTATCTTCCCGACTGAGAAAGACGAAGATAAGGAAGCCATATTTATCATTG GTCGCGAGGAGCAAGTGGAGGCTGCCCGCAAGCAGCTGGAGGCGGCGGTGGCCGAGATCAGCAACGTGTCGGAGGGAGAGATGGCCGTGGCTCCGCGACACCACCGACACTTCGTGGCGCGACGCGGCGAGGTGCTGCGCCGCATCGCCGACGACTGCGGCGGCGTGCTCATCTCCTTCCCGCGCCAGGGCGTCAACAGCGACCGCGTCGTACTCAAGGGACCCAAGGATTGCATTGAAGCCGCTAAAATTCGCATCAACGAAATTATCGAGGATCTGGAAGCgaag GTGACGATAGAATGCGTGATACCTCAAAGGCACCATCGCACGGTAATGGGTGCCCGTGGTACTAAGGTAAAAGATATCACAGCTGAATTCGACGTGCAAATTAAATTTCCCGAGCGTGACACGACCGAAGGCGCCGATGTTCCAGTGAAAGAAAACAACGAGAACGCTGAACCGGGACCCAACGACATTATCAGAATCACTGGTCGCCCAGAGAATTGCGAAGCAGCTAAAAAAGCTTTACTTGAACAG gTGCCAATAACAATTGATGTCGAAGTTCGGAATGAATTGCACAAACTGCTCTCTGGTCAAAAGAGGAGGGAGTTGATGCAGAAATATGATGTGCATATTCTACTGCCGCTCAATGATGACCCCAGTGACATAGTGAAg GTGACAGGCACCCCTACAAATGTTGAAAAAGCCAAACTTGCTCTTGCAGACAAAATTGTTGATATGGAAAAAGAGAATGAAGACAGAATTCTCAG gTCATTTGCACTGAAATTCAAAGTGGATCCTGAATATCATCCTCTAGTTATTGGTAAGGGTGGTTCTGTTATCACAAAGATTCGCACAGACTATGGGGTACAAATAAACTTGCCAAAACGTGGCGAGCCTGATGACGACATCATCACAATTCAGGGTTACGAAGACAAAGCTTTACAAGCCAAGGAAGCTATTATGGCTATTGTGCATCAGCTG GACAACCAATGTCGAGAGGAGGTCGAAATTGATCCGCGAGTTCATAGGAGGCTAATTGGTCTCAGAGGTAAAAACATTAGACGCATTATGGATGAATACAAGGTCGACATACGATTCCCGAAACAAGGCGATGACAGCATCGTCGTTATTACTGGTGACGAAGATAATGTGCTCGATGCGAAAGACCATCTCCTAAACTTGGCCGAAGAATAC ATGCAGGACGTCGTCGACCGCTACACACGACCTGCTGCACCTTCACTGGGTGACTTCGGCGACGTGCTGGGCACGGACCGAGAGCCTACAAACAACGCGGCCTCCGCCGCCGCAGTGGCTTCCGCTGCTCCCGGCGCTACGGGCTTCGTGGTGAAGGGGGGCCCGTGGGAGCAGCGCGCGCCGGACACGGCGTCCACGCAGGAGTTCCCCACCATGCCGGGCGGCCCGCGCGTGCcggcgcccgccgcgcccgtgCCCACGGCGGCCTGGGGCCCGCGCCGCTAG
- the LOC124631372 gene encoding vigilin isoform X1 — MMHQQSMMVGDMIPVHSEIPVHVEEMNNVNYENNASYAYDDLFPALPHSQPPVQRSIQQATNKLRVGSSLHTQVFHVPYEERKLDNANTFGEGESLRTCQSITKDTGAHIEISTSKDGSLTFLITGKHSAVLDARRLILTHFQQQASKQINIPKEHHRWILGKQGQKLKELEKVTATKISVPGIADNSETLTITGTKEGIEKAEHEIRVCSEEQSRKALERIKIPKIYHPFIQGPYGERAAALTAETGARIHIPPASTQSDEIVIAGEKTGVLAAKAQIEQIYEEMVKKCSTVRVEVPKSQHKYVIGARGTTIQEILKETEVSVEMPPPDSPTGTITLHGPHNKIGLALSKVCEKANSVKTATVDAPTWIHKYIIGKDGINIKKITQDFSKVHVDITHSEDKVKIDGPPEEVERAQVELDDFVKNLLATLTYVELSVDPKFFKHIIGKNGTNINRLKGETGVVINIIESEGNNIIRIEGSHQGVADAERELREMVMKLENERTKEVYVDHRYIKSLIGVRGEKIKELREKFERVLISLPDQGQKRSPIKLRGPQEDIEKCEKYLHKIIKEIAESSYVQEVPIFKQFHKFIIGKGGANLRKIRDETQTVIDLPAEGDESDVITVRGKRENVEEAVKRIQQIHNEKANVVTEEVTIAPKYYNSLIGAGGKLIHSIMEECGGVLIKFPPAESDSDKVVIKGPIEDVEKAKQQLLAHASERELTSHTAHVRAKPEHHKFLIGKSGANIKKIREQTGARIIFPTEKDEDKEAIFIIGREEQVEAARKQLEAAVAEISNVSEGEMAVAPRHHRHFVARRGEVLRRIADDCGGVLISFPRQGVNSDRVVLKGPKDCIEAAKIRINEIIEDLEAKVTIECVIPQRHHRTVMGARGTKVKDITAEFDVQIKFPERDTTEGADVPVKENNENAEPGPNDIIRITGRPENCEAAKKALLEQVPITIDVEVRNELHKLLSGQKRRELMQKYDVHILLPLNDDPSDIVKVTGTPTNVEKAKLALADKIVDMEKENEDRILRSFALKFKVDPEYHPLVIGKGGSVITKIRTDYGVQINLPKRGEPDDDIITIQGYEDKALQAKEAIMAIVHQLDNQCREEVEIDPRVHRRLIGLRGKNIRRIMDEYKVDIRFPKQGDDSIVVITGDEDNVLDAKDHLLNLAEEYMQDVVDRYTRPAAPSLGDFGDVLGTDREPTNNAASAAAVASAAPGATGFVVKGGPWEQRAPDTASTQEFPTMPGGPRVPAPAAPVPTAAWGPRR, encoded by the exons ATGATGCATCAGCAATCCATGATGGTTGGAGATATGATACCGGTTCATTCTGAGATACCCGTGCATGTTGAGGAGATGAATAACGTGAACTACGAGAATAACGCTTCCTATGCATACGACGATCTATTCCCGGCTTTGCCACACTCGCAGCCGCCCGTCCAACGCAGCATACAACAAGCCACTAACAAACTTCGCGTTGGATCGTCGCTGCACACCCAG GTGTTTCATGTGCCATATGAAGAGAGGAAATTAGATAACGCCAACACGTTCGGCGAGGGTGAATCTCTGAGAACCTGCCAATCCATTACTAAGGATACCGGAGCGCACATTGAAATATCTACCAGCAAAGATGGCAGCTTGACTTTCTTGATTACTGGAAAACATAGCGCAGTGCTTGACGCGAGGCGTCTTATCCTGACTCATTTCCAGCAACAG GCTAGCAAGCAAATCAACATCCCGAAAGAACACCACCGTTGGATATTGGGAAAACAAGGGCAGAAATTGAAAGAGTTGGAAAAAGTGACAGCTACGAAAATCAGTGTACCTGGCATTGCTGATAACAGTGAGACTCTCACCATTACTGGCACTAAGGAAGGCATAGAAAAGGCAGAACATGAGATCCGAGTGTGCTCTGAGGAacag tcACGTAAAGCTTTGGAGCGTATCAAGATCCCGAAGATCTACCACCCGTTCATTCAGGGCCCGTACGGAGAACGCGCGGCGGCACTTACCGCCGAGACTGGAGCGCGCATCCATATCCCGCCTGCGTCGACCCAGAGCGATGAAATCGTCATTGCTGGCGAGAAAACCGGTGTTCTTGCTGCCAAAGCACAAATTGAGCAAATCTATGAGGAAATG GTAAAAAAATGTTCAACTGTTCGTGTCGAGGTTCCTAAATCTCAGCACAAGTACGTTATTGGAGCTCGTGGAACAACTATTCAGGAGATTCTGAAAGAGACTGAAGTCTCTGTTGAAATGCCTCCTCCCGACTCGCCCACCGGAACCATTACCCTTCATGGACCACACAATAAAATTGGCTTGG CTCTCTCCAAAGTATGCGAAAAAGCAAACTCTGTGAAAACTGCAACTGTGGATGCGCCAACATGGATTCACAAATACATCATCGGAAAGGACGGcattaatataaagaaaataactcAGGACTTCTCTAAG GTTCACGTTGATATAACTCACTCTGAAGACAAGGTGAAGATTGATGGCCCCCCTGAGGAAGTGGAGCGCGCTCAAGTGGAGCTCGATGACTTTGTGAAGAACTTGCTTGCTACTCTTACTTATGTTGAGCTGTCGGTTGATCCCAAATTCTTCAAGCATATTATTGGAAAGAACGGAACTAACA ttaATAGACTGAAGGGTGAGACTGGGGTAGTTATAAACATTATTGAAAGTGAAGGTAACAATATTATCCGCATTGAAGGCAGCCATCAAGGTGTGGCCGATGCTGAAAGAGAATTAAGAGAAATGGTTATGAAACTAGAAAACGAACGGACAAAGGAAGTATATGTTGACCACAGatatattaaatctttaattgGAGTGAGAGGAGAAAAAATAAAGGAACTTCGAGAGAAATTTGAACGTGTGTTAATTTCTCTTCCTGATCAAGGACAAAAGAGGAGCCCTATTAAGCTAAGAGGTCCCCAAGAAGATATTGAAAAATGTGAAAAGTACCTACACAAGATTATAAAAGAAATAGCTGAGTCGTCCTACGTCCAGGAAGTGCCCATTTTTAAACAATTCCATAAATTCATTATTGGTAAAGGTGGTGCCAATTTAAGAAAAATTCGAGATGAAACTCAAACTGTGATTGATCTTCCAGCAGAAGGTGATGAAAGCGATGTTATTACTGTGAGAGGCAAGCGCGAAAATGTCGAGGAAGCCGTTAAAAGGATTCAGCAAATCCACAACGAAAAAGCGAATGTAGTAACTGAGGAGGTCACTATTGCTCCTAAATACTACAACTCGTTAATTGGCGCTGGTGGTAAACTTATTCATTCCATTATGGAAGAGTGCGGTGGAGTACTGATTAAATTCCCACCTGCGGAAAGTGACAGCGATAAGGTGGTCATTAAAGGGCCCATCGAAGATGTCGAAAAGGCCAAGCAACAACTGCTAGCGCATGCTTCGGAACGCGAACTGACCTCCCATACTGCTCACGTGCGTGCCAAACCCGAGCACCACAAATTCCTGATAGGTAAAAGTGGggctaacattaaaaaaatccgTGAACAGACTGGCGCTCGCATTATCTTCCCGACTGAGAAAGACGAAGATAAGGAAGCCATATTTATCATTG GTCGCGAGGAGCAAGTGGAGGCTGCCCGCAAGCAGCTGGAGGCGGCGGTGGCCGAGATCAGCAACGTGTCGGAGGGAGAGATGGCCGTGGCTCCGCGACACCACCGACACTTCGTGGCGCGACGCGGCGAGGTGCTGCGCCGCATCGCCGACGACTGCGGCGGCGTGCTCATCTCCTTCCCGCGCCAGGGCGTCAACAGCGACCGCGTCGTACTCAAGGGACCCAAGGATTGCATTGAAGCCGCTAAAATTCGCATCAACGAAATTATCGAGGATCTGGAAGCgaag GTGACGATAGAATGCGTGATACCTCAAAGGCACCATCGCACGGTAATGGGTGCCCGTGGTACTAAGGTAAAAGATATCACAGCTGAATTCGACGTGCAAATTAAATTTCCCGAGCGTGACACGACCGAAGGCGCCGATGTTCCAGTGAAAGAAAACAACGAGAACGCTGAACCGGGACCCAACGACATTATCAGAATCACTGGTCGCCCAGAGAATTGCGAAGCAGCTAAAAAAGCTTTACTTGAACAG gTGCCAATAACAATTGATGTCGAAGTTCGGAATGAATTGCACAAACTGCTCTCTGGTCAAAAGAGGAGGGAGTTGATGCAGAAATATGATGTGCATATTCTACTGCCGCTCAATGATGACCCCAGTGACATAGTGAAg GTGACAGGCACCCCTACAAATGTTGAAAAAGCCAAACTTGCTCTTGCAGACAAAATTGTTGATATGGAAAAAGAGAATGAAGACAGAATTCTCAG gTCATTTGCACTGAAATTCAAAGTGGATCCTGAATATCATCCTCTAGTTATTGGTAAGGGTGGTTCTGTTATCACAAAGATTCGCACAGACTATGGGGTACAAATAAACTTGCCAAAACGTGGCGAGCCTGATGACGACATCATCACAATTCAGGGTTACGAAGACAAAGCTTTACAAGCCAAGGAAGCTATTATGGCTATTGTGCATCAGCTG GACAACCAATGTCGAGAGGAGGTCGAAATTGATCCGCGAGTTCATAGGAGGCTAATTGGTCTCAGAGGTAAAAACATTAGACGCATTATGGATGAATACAAGGTCGACATACGATTCCCGAAACAAGGCGATGACAGCATCGTCGTTATTACTGGTGACGAAGATAATGTGCTCGATGCGAAAGACCATCTCCTAAACTTGGCCGAAGAATAC ATGCAGGACGTCGTCGACCGCTACACACGACCTGCTGCACCTTCACTGGGTGACTTCGGCGACGTGCTGGGCACGGACCGAGAGCCTACAAACAACGCGGCCTCCGCCGCCGCAGTGGCTTCCGCTGCTCCCGGCGCTACGGGCTTCGTGGTGAAGGGGGGCCCGTGGGAGCAGCGCGCGCCGGACACGGCGTCCACGCAGGAGTTCCCCACCATGCCGGGCGGCCCGCGCGTGCcggcgcccgccgcgcccgtgCCCACGGCGGCCTGGGGCCCGCGCCGCTAG